From a region of the Mytilus galloprovincialis chromosome 3, xbMytGall1.hap1.1, whole genome shotgun sequence genome:
- the LOC143067475 gene encoding uncharacterized protein LOC143067475 has translation MKRNIIRPTIIVSTLLVIFLTIVTRKVGRSETVTQLVPFNQTSLEQKKQVASNNSQDSRRNTKRKETYQDIWTNTNRSLTVVTAFFNLGKFPKGSVSNIRTPESYKVWMSVYKYLKNPLIIYTDSKKFADFFTDLRNNSALITQIIMLSRDDLWSFNIKPQIAKIYSKPGYPKHYPNTYIPDYTCMTHSKLTLVAKAIDSKLLVSDYYSWIDLGYYRDVSSRKKYFYLEVPSDFDNSKVGVTQVYNVPLEKVSARSIILGNKNWIGGGLFLGKPDVLKKFESQYKNRVLYYLSQELMNVEQHILYSMYTAEERKKNPITVEVQLYLPGKQKVISGDPWFYLGFLMYNENINTSYRS, from the coding sequence ATGAAGAGGAACATTATCCGTCCTACGATAATTGTATCCACACTACTGGTTATATTCCTTACAATAGTGACGAGGAAGGTTGGTAGATCAGAAACAGTCACACAGTTGGTACCATTTAATCAGACAAGCTTAGAACAAAAGAAACAAGTTGCCTCGAATAATTCCCAGGATTCAAGGAGAAATACAAAAAGAAAGGAAACATATCAGGATATATGGACAAATACAAATAGAAGTCTCACTGTAGTTACAGCTTTTTTCAATCTCGGGAAATTTCCGAAAGGCTCAGTTTCAAATATTCGAACACCAGAGTCATACAAAGTTTGGATGTCTGTGTACAAATATCTTAAAAATCCATTGATAATTTATACAGATTCGAAAAAGTTTGCCGATTTTTTTACAGACCTTCGAAACAATTCAGCTCTTATCACACAAATAATAATGCTATCTAGAGATGACCTTTGGTCATTCAACATCAAACCACAAATAGCCAAAATTTATTCCAAACCGGGATACCCAAAGCACTATCCGAATACATACATACCGGATTACACATGTATGACTCATTCAAAGCTGACTCTAGTTGCAAAAGCAATTGATTCAAAACTATTGGTATCAGACTACTATTCTTGGATTGACTTGGGCTATTACCGTGACGTTTCCAGTCGTAAAAAGTATTTCTATTTAGAAGTTCCTAGtgattttgacaattccaaagttgGTGTCACTCAAGTTTATAATGTACCTTTAGAGAAAGTTTCCGCAAGATCAATTATACTCGGAAATAAGAATTGGATAGGTGGTGGACTATTTTTAGGAAAACCAGACGTTTTAAAAAAGTTTGAATCTCAGTATAAAAATAGAGTTTTGTATTATTTGTCACAAGAACTAATGAACGTAGAACAACACATACTTTATTCAATGTACACAGCCGAGGAGAGAAAGAAAAATCCAATTACAGTTGAAGTTCAACTATACCTACCAGGGAAACAAAAAGTTATATCCGGTGATCCATGGTTTTATTTAGGATTTTTAATGTATAATGAAAACATCAACACGTCATATCGGTCgtga